Proteins encoded within one genomic window of Amycolatopsis nigrescens CSC17Ta-90:
- a CDS encoding helix-turn-helix domain-containing protein, with protein MDPVTELGRRAREIRSWRRLSLRAAAELSGISYSYLGQIERGERPVNSRRVLEALARTLRVSPTELTGKPYAPLDPASNAAHAAMTAVEDAISGWWVGEVPDSPRRPWSAVLADVDRLNKVLRPRAAYLEQAELLPRLIRDLLVSAAEPTTRDAALRGLIGAYKSVTYVAFDLGFRGLPALAMERMRQAAEELGDPVEIADVAWRRAQIISGGNRSRQYQLAVGIADDDEIPPHLRGMAHLTAALAAAAQGDADTAQGRLTEAAELAAHIDTDDKPWTKTDFNRTNVDVWRVSIGVELGHGAKVAEIAAAMRPLETLPVAHRQAQFWLDYGRGLLAERKHRERGLAALLKAEKLAPEKVRNNVFAREAVTDLLGWARRDAGGRELRYLAWQMGVAPIGLTSG; from the coding sequence ATGGACCCTGTCACCGAACTCGGCCGCCGGGCACGCGAAATCCGCTCATGGCGGCGGCTCAGCCTTCGTGCGGCGGCCGAGCTGTCCGGAATTTCGTACAGCTACCTGGGGCAGATCGAGCGCGGTGAACGACCGGTCAACAGTCGCCGGGTCCTCGAAGCACTGGCGCGTACCCTCCGGGTGTCGCCGACGGAACTGACCGGCAAGCCCTACGCCCCCTTGGATCCGGCTTCGAACGCCGCGCACGCGGCCATGACGGCGGTCGAAGATGCGATCAGCGGCTGGTGGGTCGGTGAAGTGCCGGACTCACCTCGGCGCCCATGGTCGGCGGTTCTGGCCGACGTGGACCGGCTGAACAAGGTTCTGCGTCCACGGGCCGCCTACTTGGAGCAGGCCGAACTACTGCCCCGGCTGATCCGAGATCTGCTCGTCTCGGCCGCGGAGCCGACCACGCGCGATGCCGCGTTACGTGGCCTGATCGGTGCGTACAAATCGGTTACCTATGTCGCGTTCGACCTCGGATTCCGTGGCCTGCCCGCACTTGCCATGGAAAGAATGCGCCAAGCCGCCGAAGAACTCGGCGACCCGGTAGAGATCGCGGATGTCGCCTGGCGGCGAGCCCAGATCATCAGTGGCGGCAACCGGTCACGGCAGTACCAGCTCGCGGTGGGCATCGCAGATGATGACGAGATTCCCCCGCACCTTCGGGGCATGGCCCATCTGACCGCCGCACTCGCCGCTGCCGCACAGGGCGATGCGGACACCGCACAAGGTCGCCTCACTGAGGCGGCGGAACTCGCTGCGCACATCGACACCGACGACAAGCCCTGGACGAAGACCGACTTCAACCGCACCAATGTCGATGTCTGGCGAGTATCGATCGGCGTAGAGCTCGGCCATGGGGCGAAGGTCGCGGAAATCGCCGCAGCCATGCGCCCGCTGGAAACCCTTCCCGTGGCCCATCGCCAAGCCCAGTTCTGGCTCGACTACGGGCGTGGCCTGCTCGCCGAGCGCAAACACCGCGAACGCGGCCTTGCTGCCCTGCTCAAGGCAGAGAAGCTGGCGCCGGAGAAAGTCCGCAACAACGTGTTCGCCCGCGAAGCGGTCACCGACCTGCTGGGCTGGGCACGCCGGGACGCCGGCGGGCGCGAACTGCGCTACCTCGCTTGGCAGATGGGCGTAGCACCTATCGGCCTGACGTCAGGCTGA
- a CDS encoding helix-turn-helix domain-containing protein, translating into MADGRSTYRPDVRLIVFNHPPSGDGSELGRRLREIRSWRQLTLRAAAQLSGISYTYLGQIERGEKPVNNRRVLEALAKTLRVAPTELTGAPYPPTDPVGSDAHAALDAIESVLTEWLPGEIPDDLPPRPWALAAAETDRLTTVLRPRSDYAGQGEILPLLIRDLLFHVHSEHRYSALEALMTAYYAAGNVAARLGKRQLTYVAGERVRAAAELLGQPEWLAVSAWVRAQFLSAASRRRQYDLAMASVEFPGARLESRGMSHLTAAMAAAAQGDGSTARAHLDDADRMAREVSPTSSWGMGTLNFSPANVGIWRVAIGTELGDGGKIAEIARTVEWQRMPISRQGAFWMDLGRGLLQDRQTRENGLRALLQAETLTPQQVRVNPFVREAVSDQLRRARRDAGGRELRGLAWRVGVAPIG; encoded by the coding sequence TTGGCAGATGGGCGTAGCACCTATCGGCCTGACGTCAGGCTGATCGTGTTCAACCACCCGCCGTCAGGTGACGGTTCCGAGCTCGGGCGTCGCCTGCGGGAGATTCGTTCGTGGCGGCAGCTCACCCTCCGTGCGGCAGCTCAGCTTTCCGGAATCTCCTACACCTATCTGGGACAGATCGAACGCGGCGAAAAGCCGGTGAACAACCGGCGGGTGCTCGAAGCGCTGGCGAAGACACTGCGCGTCGCACCGACCGAACTGACCGGTGCGCCATACCCACCGACCGATCCGGTCGGCAGCGATGCGCATGCTGCACTGGACGCCATCGAATCCGTGCTGACCGAATGGTTGCCTGGCGAAATCCCGGATGACCTGCCACCTCGGCCGTGGGCACTCGCCGCCGCCGAGACCGACCGGCTCACTACGGTACTGCGCCCGCGGTCGGACTACGCCGGACAGGGTGAGATCCTGCCGCTGCTGATTCGCGACCTGCTGTTCCATGTGCACAGCGAGCACCGGTACTCCGCGCTCGAAGCCCTGATGACCGCATATTATGCGGCCGGAAATGTCGCAGCCCGGCTCGGCAAGCGGCAGTTGACCTACGTAGCGGGCGAACGCGTGCGCGCGGCCGCCGAACTCCTGGGCCAGCCCGAGTGGCTGGCCGTTTCCGCCTGGGTGCGCGCCCAGTTCCTCAGCGCGGCATCACGTCGCCGACAGTACGACCTGGCCATGGCGAGCGTGGAATTCCCGGGTGCCCGCCTGGAATCCAGAGGCATGAGCCATCTGACCGCCGCGATGGCAGCAGCCGCCCAAGGCGATGGATCCACCGCAAGGGCACATCTCGATGATGCCGACCGGATGGCGCGAGAAGTGAGCCCGACATCATCCTGGGGCATGGGGACCCTCAACTTCAGTCCGGCCAATGTCGGAATCTGGCGTGTGGCCATCGGCACCGAACTGGGCGACGGGGGAAAGATCGCCGAAATCGCGCGCACCGTGGAATGGCAGCGGATGCCCATCTCCAGGCAAGGCGCGTTCTGGATGGATCTCGGGCGTGGCCTCCTGCAGGATCGCCAAACTCGGGAAAACGGCCTGCGCGCGCTACTGCAGGCTGAAACCCTGACCCCACAACAGGTACGAGTGAACCCCTTCGTTCGCGAAGCCGTGTCAGACCAGCTTCGCCGGGCCCGGCGGGATGCGGGCGGTCGCGAGTTGCGCGGACTTGCCTGGCGTGTCGGCGTGGCACCTATCGGGTGA
- a CDS encoding molybdopterin guanine dinucleotide-containing S/N-oxide reductase: MVLHLTHWGTFEAEGDGQRLTEVRPWKGDPEPQPLIGNIASAQHHPVRIDRPHVRAGWAEHGPGAPGRGDEPFVPVSWETALELLSAELRRVYGEHGPRAVFGGSYGWGSAGRFHHAQSQVHRFLNSLGGYVRSVGSYSYGAAEALTPHVIGNLEWLLAASTSWPVLARHTELVVAFGGLSEKNSVVAPGGIGRHEQQSWVKQARARGCRFVSVSPLADDDHAEAETEWIAPRPGSDAAMMLALAYVLDAEGLADHDFLDRCTVGYPKFARYLRGESDGVAKTPEWAEAISGVPVARLVELAREMARSRTMIMVSWSLQRARFGEQPLWLGVVLAAMLGQFGLPGGGFGHGYGSSSDVGQPRRIASAPSLPQGQNGIDEFIPVARIADLLLNPGQEYDYNGERRVYPNIRLVYWCGGNPFHHHQDLARLREAFARPDTVVVHEPFWTATARHADIVLPSTMSIERDDFGAGRKDSLFFPMHALTEPHADARDDYTVFTELAKQLGVADRFTEGRDAQDWLRHLYTEWRDRLGRKGHELPSFDEFWDSDVLEIPVPDRDQVLLAEFRADPQGHPLSTPSGKIEIFSETIDGFGYPDCPGHPVWLEPEEWLGGAQAEVFPLHLIANQPKAKLHSQLDMGEHSQSTKIHGREPARMNPADAAARGLADGAVVRVFNNRGSCLAGLVLSSAVRPGVVQLSTGAWYDPDPADPSFCRHGNPNVLTGDVPTSKLGQGSTGQHALVQVEPYTDPAPPLTVLGPPAITTGPPG; the protein is encoded by the coding sequence ATGGTCCTGCATCTGACGCACTGGGGAACCTTCGAAGCGGAGGGTGACGGGCAGCGGCTGACCGAGGTCCGCCCGTGGAAGGGCGATCCGGAGCCGCAGCCGCTGATCGGCAATATCGCGTCGGCCCAGCATCATCCGGTGCGGATCGACCGGCCGCACGTGCGCGCGGGCTGGGCCGAGCACGGGCCGGGCGCACCCGGACGTGGTGACGAGCCGTTCGTGCCGGTGTCCTGGGAGACCGCGCTGGAACTGCTTTCCGCCGAGTTGCGGCGGGTGTACGGCGAGCACGGGCCGCGCGCGGTCTTCGGCGGTTCGTACGGCTGGGGCAGCGCGGGCCGGTTCCACCACGCGCAGAGCCAGGTGCACCGGTTCCTGAACAGCCTCGGCGGGTACGTGCGTTCGGTCGGCAGCTACAGCTACGGCGCGGCCGAAGCGCTGACGCCGCACGTGATCGGCAACCTGGAGTGGCTGCTGGCCGCGTCCACGTCCTGGCCGGTGCTCGCGCGGCACACCGAGCTGGTGGTGGCCTTCGGCGGACTCTCCGAGAAGAACTCGGTGGTCGCTCCCGGCGGCATCGGCCGGCACGAGCAGCAGTCCTGGGTGAAGCAGGCCAGGGCGCGCGGCTGCCGGTTCGTCTCGGTCAGCCCGCTCGCAGACGACGACCATGCCGAGGCGGAGACCGAGTGGATCGCGCCACGGCCGGGCAGTGACGCCGCGATGATGCTCGCGCTGGCGTACGTGCTGGACGCCGAGGGCCTTGCCGACCACGATTTCCTGGACCGCTGCACGGTGGGCTACCCGAAGTTCGCGCGCTACCTGCGCGGCGAGTCCGACGGGGTGGCCAAGACCCCGGAATGGGCCGAGGCGATCTCCGGTGTTCCGGTGGCCCGGCTGGTCGAGCTGGCCAGGGAGATGGCGCGTTCGCGCACGATGATCATGGTCAGCTGGTCCCTGCAGCGCGCCCGGTTCGGCGAGCAGCCGCTGTGGCTCGGTGTCGTGCTGGCCGCCATGCTGGGCCAGTTCGGCCTGCCCGGCGGCGGTTTCGGCCATGGTTACGGGTCCAGCAGCGATGTCGGGCAGCCGCGGCGGATCGCGTCGGCGCCGTCGCTTCCCCAGGGGCAGAACGGGATCGACGAGTTCATCCCGGTGGCCAGGATCGCCGATCTGCTGCTCAACCCCGGGCAGGAGTACGACTACAACGGCGAGCGTCGTGTCTACCCGAACATCAGGCTGGTGTACTGGTGCGGCGGCAACCCGTTCCACCACCACCAGGACCTCGCGCGGCTGCGCGAAGCCTTCGCCCGGCCGGACACCGTGGTGGTGCACGAGCCGTTCTGGACCGCGACCGCGCGGCACGCGGACATCGTGCTGCCGTCCACGATGTCCATCGAGCGCGACGACTTCGGCGCCGGCCGCAAGGACTCGCTGTTCTTCCCGATGCACGCACTGACCGAGCCGCACGCGGACGCCCGCGACGACTACACGGTCTTCACCGAGCTGGCCAAGCAACTGGGGGTAGCGGACCGGTTCACCGAAGGCCGTGACGCGCAGGATTGGCTGCGGCACCTGTACACGGAATGGCGGGACAGGCTGGGACGCAAGGGCCACGAGTTGCCGTCGTTCGACGAGTTCTGGGACAGCGACGTGCTGGAGATCCCGGTTCCCGACCGGGATCAGGTGCTGCTGGCCGAGTTTCGCGCGGACCCGCAGGGCCACCCGCTGAGCACGCCGAGCGGCAAGATCGAGATCTTTTCGGAGACCATCGACGGTTTCGGCTACCCGGACTGCCCGGGGCACCCGGTGTGGCTGGAACCGGAGGAATGGCTCGGCGGTGCACAGGCCGAGGTATTCCCGCTGCACCTGATCGCGAACCAGCCGAAGGCCAAGCTGCACAGCCAGCTCGACATGGGCGAGCACAGCCAGTCGACGAAGATCCACGGCCGCGAGCCGGCCAGGATGAACCCGGCGGACGCGGCAGCCAGGGGGCTCGCGGACGGTGCGGTGGTGCGCGTGTTCAACAATCGCGGCAGTTGCCTGGCCGGCCTGGTGCTGAGCAGCGCGGTCCGCCCCGGTGTGGTCCAGCTTTCCACCGGCGCCTGGTACGACCCGGACCCGGCGGACCCGAGCTTTTGCCGCCACGGCAACCCCAATGTGCTCACCGGCGACGTGCCCACGTCGAAACTCGGCCAGGGCAGCACCGGCCAGCACGCCCTGGTGCAGGTCGAGCCCTACACCGACCCCGCTCCTCCGCTCACGGTGCTGGGCCCTCCCGCGATCACCACTGGTCCACCCGGGTAA